Within Alcaligenes sp. SDU_A2, the genomic segment CCTGTCGCGGCGCGCCATCCACTTTGGCCACGCCTTGAAAAACACCATGGTGCCGGTCATCACCATCACCGGCCTGCAACTGGGCGGCATCATTGCCTTTGCCATCGTGACCGAAACCGTGTTCCAGTGGCCGGGCATGGGCCTGCTGTTCATCCAGGCCGTGCAATTTGCCGACATTCCTGTCATGGCAGCCTATCTGTGCCTGATCGCCCTGGTATTTGTCGTCATCAACTTGCTGGTCGACCTGCTGTACTTCCTGGTCGATCCACGTCTGCGCTCCCAATTGTCGGGCGCCAAGGGGCACTGACATGAGCGCAAGCCTGAAACGCGCCTGGAACAGCGACCTGGTCTGGTCGTGGCGTCATTCCCCCGTGGCCATCATCGCCACTGTTCTTGCACTGCTGCTGTTCATCGGTGCCTTGGGTGCTCGTTGGGTAGCCCCATTCGACCCCTTCGACCTGGCCTCCATCGACCTGCTGGACGCCTTGAAGCCACCCGCCTGGTCTGCCGACGGCGATGCCCGCTACCTGCTGGGCACCGACAGCCAGGGCCGCGATCTGTACTCGGCCCTGCTGTACGGCACGCGCACGTCTTTGCTGATCGGTCTGGCTTCCGTTGTGCTGTCCATGGTGGTCGGTATCGTACTGGGCCTGATGGCCGGTTATGCCGGCGGACGTGTGGATGCCTTCATCATGCGTGTGGCCGATGTGCAACTGTCCTTTCCCGCCATCCTGATCGCCCTGCTGATCGACGGCGTGGCACGCGCGGTTTTCCCGCTGGACATGCACGACACCGTCGCCTTTCCGGTGCTGATCGGTGCCATCGCCTTGGCAGGCTGGCCGCAATACGCACGCACCGTGCGCGGCTCCACGCTAGTGGAAAAAAACCGCGAATACGTGCAGGCCGCCCGCGTGATCGGCGTGTCGGCACCGCGCATCATGTTCAGCCACGTGTTGCCCAACGTGATGGGTCCGGTCCTGGTGCTGGCTACCGTACACCTGGCCACCGCCATCATCACCGAAGCCACCCTGTCCTTTCTGGGCGTGGGCGTGCCGGCCACCTCGCCGTCTCTTGGCACGCTGATCCGCATCGGCAACGACTTCCTGTTCTCGGGCGAATGGTGGATCACCATCTTCCCCGGTGCCATGCTGGTGCTGCTGGTGCTGTCGGTCAACCTGCTGGGCGACTGGCTGCGCGATGCCCTGAACCCCAAACTGAACTGAACCATGACTGCCTTATTAACTGTCCAAGACCTGTGTGTCGAGTTTCCGACCCGGCATGGCGTGCTGCATGCGCTCGATCATGTGTCGTTCTCCATTGCCGCCGGCGAAGTGCTGGGCGTGGTGGGGGAATCGGGTGCCGGCAAATCCCTGACCGGTTCGTCCATCATCGGCCTGCTCGATGCGCCCGGGCGCATCAGCGGCGGGCAAATCCTGCTCGATGGCCAGCGCATCGACAATCTGGACGAAGACCAGATGCGCAAAGTGCGCGGCCGTCAGATCGGTGCCATCTTTCAGGACCCGCTGACCTCGCTCAACCCGCTGTACACCGTCGGCCAGCAACTGGCCGAAACCATCGTGACGCACCTGTCGCTGTCCTGGAAACAGGCGCGCGAACGCGCCATCGAACTGCTGGAGGCCACCGGCATTCCGGCCGCGCGCGAACGCATCGACCATTACCCGCATCAGTTCTCCGGCGGCATGCGCCAACGGGTGGTCATCGCCCTGGCCTTGGCGGCCGAGCCCAAGCTGATCGTGGCCGACGAGCCCACCACCGCGCTGGATGTCTCCATCCAGGCGCAGATCATCGACCTGCTCAAAACGCTGTGCCGCTCGCAAGGCACGGCCGTCATGCTGATCACCCACGATATGGGCGTGATTGCGGAAACAGCGGATCGCGTGGCCGTCATGTATGCCGGACGCATCATCGAGATCGGCCCGGTGCAGGACGTCATCCAGCATCCCAGCCACCCTTACACAACCGGTCTGATGCGCTCCATCCCCAGTCTGCACGCCGGGTTGGAACGCCTGGAACAAATCCCCGGCAGCATGCCGCGCCTGAACGCCATCCCGCCGGGCTGTGCCTTTAACCCGCGTTGCAGCCAGCGCATGGACCGCTGCCTGAGCCAGCGTCCCGAACTGATGCCCGTTCCCCCCAAGACGCTGGCAGCCTGTTGGCTGCATGAACAGGAGGCCGTATGAGCTCCGCCACCACTACACCCCTGGTTCAGGTCCAGGACGCTGCCTGTTGGTTCGATGTTTCGCCGCCGCTGCTCGAACGGTTGGTCTATCGCAAGCCCAAGGTCAATCTGCGCGCCGTGGACGGTGTCAGCTTCACCCTGAACAAAGGCGAAACCCTGGCTCTGGTGGGCGAGTCCGGCTGCGGCAAATCCACCGTCGCCCGCCTGCTGACCGGACTGTATTCGCTGACACGCGGCGACATCGTATTTGATGGTCAATCCATCCAATCCATGAGCAAGGCCGAACAACAGGCCATGCGCAAGCGCCGTCAAATGATTTTCCAGGACCCCTACGCCAGCCTGAACCCGCGCTGGCGCGTAGGACGCATCATTGCCGAACCGCTGGTTACGCACACCAGTCTGAGCGCCGCCGAACAGACTCAAAAAGTAGGCGAACTGCTGACCCAGGTCGGCCTGAATCCGACTGACGCCCAGCGCTACCCGCATCAGTTCTCGGGCGGCCAGCGCCAGCGCATCTCGATTGCGCGCGCCCTGGCCATGCAACCCGAGTTCATCGTCTGCGACGAACCGACCTCGGCATTGGATGTGTCCGTGCAGGCCCAGGTTCT encodes:
- a CDS encoding ABC transporter permease, yielding MSASLKRAWNSDLVWSWRHSPVAIIATVLALLLFIGALGARWVAPFDPFDLASIDLLDALKPPAWSADGDARYLLGTDSQGRDLYSALLYGTRTSLLIGLASVVLSMVVGIVLGLMAGYAGGRVDAFIMRVADVQLSFPAILIALLIDGVARAVFPLDMHDTVAFPVLIGAIALAGWPQYARTVRGSTLVEKNREYVQAARVIGVSAPRIMFSHVLPNVMGPVLVLATVHLATAIITEATLSFLGVGVPATSPSLGTLIRIGNDFLFSGEWWITIFPGAMLVLLVLSVNLLGDWLRDALNPKLN
- a CDS encoding ABC transporter ATP-binding protein, with product MTALLTVQDLCVEFPTRHGVLHALDHVSFSIAAGEVLGVVGESGAGKSLTGSSIIGLLDAPGRISGGQILLDGQRIDNLDEDQMRKVRGRQIGAIFQDPLTSLNPLYTVGQQLAETIVTHLSLSWKQARERAIELLEATGIPAARERIDHYPHQFSGGMRQRVVIALALAAEPKLIVADEPTTALDVSIQAQIIDLLKTLCRSQGTAVMLITHDMGVIAETADRVAVMYAGRIIEIGPVQDVIQHPSHPYTTGLMRSIPSLHAGLERLEQIPGSMPRLNAIPPGCAFNPRCSQRMDRCLSQRPELMPVPPKTLAACWLHEQEAV
- a CDS encoding ABC transporter ATP-binding protein, which translates into the protein MSSATTTPLVQVQDAACWFDVSPPLLERLVYRKPKVNLRAVDGVSFTLNKGETLALVGESGCGKSTVARLLTGLYSLTRGDIVFDGQSIQSMSKAEQQAMRKRRQMIFQDPYASLNPRWRVGRIIAEPLVTHTSLSAAEQTQKVGELLTQVGLNPTDAQRYPHQFSGGQRQRISIARALAMQPEFIVCDEPTSALDVSVQAQVLNLMKDLQRELGLTYLFISHNLAVVHHVADRVGVMYLGRIVEIAGRDPLFAQPRHPYTRMLLGAIPDMSGAGKSRTPVAGEVPNPLNPPSGCTFHPRCPLANERCRNEAPALLETAGHQVACHAVQEGRDQA